tctctctctctctctctctctctctctctctctctctctctctctctctctctctctctcgattttattttaccgtctactctacaaaaccaatgtttgcaaatcaaatgtatactgtttaaactatgacaaaatattgacgactcgttaccgaagtttaggctattcactgccgataaacgaacccagtctactcgtgaaaaccttgaacgcccagagggaaaaataaggcttttaaatatactgtactaaacaaaaataatgcttaaatataccatcattaacactaccattacaattatcgtaaggttggagaaagataaagattgccgagaacgtaaccacatttctgtttacattttgtcagctggactcgcacagttaacagttgatttcattgttgatgtggaattttatccttaaataggctattcattatgaaattatgttaatgaaatataatgttgatattgttttgtaacatttattataaatcaccgtatttagggctaccaatatacttaaaaagacaatagatttgatacattttgtagtgcttgactcgcgaactttgaacagcctcgcagatacaaaaaaatttatttttgaaaaatagcgatcgcggaaaaggggaatcgtgtaattcggacacgcttaattcgggaccctactgtaggttCACACATGATGTCACTGCTCCCAGGCAAAAGAATCATGAGCCTGTCGGTGATTTTGTCATGATCaagatcaccagagggttaagaCCTTACCATTAGTGATGCCATATCCTTGTCCCAGCTGAGTACAAGATAATATTAATCCATAAAATGGTCAGTGATAAGTTATATAAGTATTCACTCCTAGATAGAGGCGAGTAAAGTATTCTACCATGCTTTAATCTGTAAGCACTCCATAAAGTTTTGCTCATAAAAATCTTGAATACTGTACCTGTAATGTGAGGGGATATTAACTTTACAGACATGGCTCCTGATCTTTTGTAAAATCAGTGGATCTTCCCTTCCAACCAGGTATACTGGGATTCTTGTTTAGAGATGTAAAAGAATTGCAAGTGGTGAAACAAATGTACCAAAAAGTTGTTGCAACTATTACTAGTTGGCATGAAAAGTGTTTCCCTTGGTTGCCTGAAATCCACAATCTATAGGGGCACATATCCTCTCCTAGCCAGCTAACAGACCCTCCTTGGAAACGATTTACGTTCATATTTGTGAAGCCCCACAAATATAACATcattaaaaaattaattcttaaatacAAACTTATCCATGGTACCTTACAAGCTGCATATCTAGCCAAGGATCAAATAGGTTGCTCtcccacttactttttgttcttcatCTTGATCAGATTTACCAAGAAGATCCTGATCCTCTGGATCACTGATTCCATACGTTTCAGATATGTATTCAGACCAAGTTACATATCCATCGTCGTCATCATCAACTTCCTCTAGTCTCTCGGAACTTTCTTCTTCGGATAACATTCTGAAAATACAGCAggtattaaaagaatgataaaaatatgtTAACCTTAAATGCTTGTTATGATAACCATGCAAATATTTTCTACTCACATTTTTATTCAAAGATAAGAGCTTTTTGCAAATTACAGTTTctataattacagtacagtatgacATTTCTGTGGAATAGAACTTTTTTAAAGccgatataacaaaccttttatTTGATCAATGGTACaaaattattaattgctaggctaaaaCCCattgttgaaaaagcagaatgctataagcccaggagctccaacagggaaaataacccagtgaaaagaagaaataaggaaaaaaaatgtttaagaatagtaacattaaaataaatatctcctatatacaccataaaaactttaacaaaacaagatgaagataaataatatagaatagagtTCCCGGGTGTACCCTTCAGCAAGAGAAATCTACAAAATACAGAATACTGTACCAGTGAGACTCACCTAAACGAACGTAATATCCAAGAATGTAATTCTTTCCGGTCTATGTATTTATCATTGTTACGGTCCATTTTTAACAAAAGAATTTCAAGTCGTCTTTTTGCTTCACTGGGTGGTAACTGATCATACTCCTCGGCATCCTTGACACTTCCTGAAAAAcagatgataaaatattatcctGACTCATAATTTCTAATCTCcacaaaaacatgacaaattcgtagatacagtTAACACGAGTTCCATTAACCCAATTTCGAAGTTACAAGAGTTCTGTTAGCACAATTTCGAAGTTACACGAGTTCAaatttattcatcatctcctacttcacgattcatagtcctcagccatgtaggcctgggtcttccaactcttctagtgccttgtagatcccggttaaaagtttggtgaactaatctctcttggggtgtatgAACCactaattgaattattttttttctcactacTTGACTACTGTACATACCAGTAAACATTTCTAGATTATCTGATCACCCTCCTTGAATTCTGCATAATCAAACTCCATCCAGAATAGTATAACAATACTATGCACACATCAGCATACaccatatacatacttatatcttACAGCTGCTTACAATCAAAATAGTTTTTTAACTGAAAATTTTACTTCATACATTTGATAAAAAggaatttaaaataaattattttgacgAATGAAAATTTAAACAAAGTGAAGTAAGGAAATTGGGTCATTTCAAATAAAGGGTCAATCAGGTCccctaaatatattttcttttacttttcatttaAGATGGCTTAATATCTTTATCTAATATCTGCACTAAATGACTAAAGTACCTACAGTACTTCCCCAGAATCCTCATAGTTAAAAATAATTTCTCCCTCACTTCCCTCTTGTAAGTAATTCTTAGAAAACTATTTCATTCAGGTTTTCAATCTCACTAATGTAACGCCAAATAAAGTATATTTCCTTAAGGTTTTAATCTCACTAATGTACCAGCAAATAAAGTATATTTCCTTAAGGTTTTAACCTCACTAATGTACCAGCAAATAAAGTATATTTCCTTAAGGTTTTAATCTCACTAATGTACCAGCAAATAAAGTATATTTCCTTAAGGTTTTAACCTCACTAATGTACCGCCAAATAAAGTATATTTCCTTAAGGTTTTAACCTCACTAATGTACCAGCAAATAAAGTATATTTCCTTAAGGTTTTAACCTCACTAATGTACCGCCAAATAAAGTATATTTCCTTAAGGTTTTAACCTCACTAATGTACCAGCAAATAAAGTATATTTCCTTAAGGTTTTAACCTCACTAATGTACCGCCAAATAAAGTATATTTCCTTAAGGTTTTAACCTCACTAATGTACCAGCAAATAAAGTATATTTCCTTAAGGTTTTAACCTCACTAATGTGCCAGCAAATAAAGTATATTTCCTTAAGGTTTTAACCTCACTAATGTACCAGCAAATAAAGTATATTTCCTTAAGGTTTTAACCTCACTAATGTGCCACCAAATAAAGTATATTTCCTTAAGGTTTTAACCTCACTAATGTACCAGCAAATAAAGTATATTTCCTTAAGGTTTTAATCTCATTAATGTGCCACCAAATAAAGTATATTTCCTTAAGGTTTTAACCTCACTAATGTACCGGCAAATAAAGTATATTTCCTTAAGGTTTTAACCTCACTAATGTACCGGCAAATAAAGTATATTTCCTTAAGGTTTTAACCTCACTAATGTACCGGCAAATAAAGTATATTTCCTTAAGGTTTTAACCTCACTAATGTACCGGCAAATAAAGTATATTTCCTTAAGGTTTTAACCTCACTAATGTACCAGCAAATAAAGTATATTTCCTTAAGGTTTTAACCTCACTAATGTACCAGCAAATAAAGTATATTTCCTTAAGGTTTTAACCTCACTAATGTACCAGCAAATAAAGTATATTTCCTTAAGGTTTTAATCTCACTAATGTATTAGCAAATAAAGTATACTTACCAAGTATAGCTTCATGATCAAATTCACTGTTATGCTCTCCATTTGAATAATGGCCATGGTCTCGCGGACTTCTTCCGCCATCTGACTCCCTTTCTTTATTAGCACTATGGAGATGATGAGTATGTGCAGCCGTCCTCAAAACTGCTATTTCGCAAAGGAAAACACAAACAAGCAAAATTTTTCCCATCATACTGCCTGAAACACAACAACACAAATtagtttttgataaacaaattaCATGTATGTACAGATATTGTAATGCAATTAATTAGCATGGTATAAAAAACCTTGCCACTAgtctattgtaagaaaaaaaaaaaaacacagccttATATCATTTGATAAAATATGCTGTATCTACTATGCCAAACTTACCATAATGACAAAAGGAGtataatttactaaaaaaaatttttactaatgttttcaatttctacaaatatgacaaatttgaaagtaatttgtacttttcctgactatacaaaccttgagctctttacaatGGATATATTACTTTGGCAAATGCTAAACTAGCCATACACTCTTTAGCAAGGTGCTATAGCCCACTGAAAGTTAGAAGGGGTAGTGAGTGGTAGACCAGCAaccaactcacacacacacacacacaccagttatATGACGACACTTTTGATTGCGGGCAGGACTTACAGGGGTACAGTTGTTGGAGGGCCAAGTATGAGTAAAAAACGCAAGGTTTGTCtagttaggaaaactacaaattactttgaaatttgtcatttgttccaacacttaATACAAATACTTTCACTCTTTACTAGGAAGACTCACTcctaggtgggtggaagtcctaacctaACTGGCTGGGAATTTGACCAGGGTTGTGTCTATATGCTTTGTGAGCATAAAAGAGGTACCATGACACCTCACAAACTCTTGAATATGTGCGAGAGCTAACGGCCTGGCCAATCAACACGAGTGAGAACTATGCACTGTGACTTAACCAGGTAAGGATTCTTAGAGTAGAACACTTGGATTACTAGACATTGCCCAACTCCCCTCGCTGGGAGGACAGGGACAAAAATATACATTACTTCATATTTCAGGCTACACAAGAgatatggttttacctgcagacggAGTAGACCAGCTTGCAGAGTTCCACAGGtactgtaccccaagagaggagaACCATTAAGAAAGAAGAGGCCAGTCACTCTACCATTCATCCCAGACGAATCCTGGGTAACGTTTGCAAAAAACCGACCACTGCACGGGAACTGAAATATCTTAAACCACGTTGTGCAGCCGCCACAGGGTCTACGGAGAAGGTATCcagcctcctgtgggttacgtcttgcaggcagtgggctgtgaaggttgtctgatgcttccaAACACCTGCTGGCAGCACTTTCGCCACAGAGTTCTTTTTAAATGCTTGGGACGTGCTTACACCCTTAACATCATGAGCTCTAAGTCTATGACCTTGCGGAGGAGTCTGCATTCCAGGCTGATCTATGACTACGCAAATCCAAGAAGAGACTGTATCAAAGGTGACTCTCCTCTTGACCCTGCGCGTGCTCAATGAATAAAGTTCGGAGACTCTCCATCTGGAAGGACCCGAACCTTGGGTCCTGTACAACCACATTCCGAGTCTTGGCAACTAACTCAAAGACAAAGTCGAGTATTACCCGACCTCCATCTGGCTGGACTATGTCATAGAAGAGATCATGTGCCCCGCTGGCTCTCATAACAGAGGCCAAAGTActgtaaagtactgtacagtacactatTTGACAATTATTTGACCATGTAAAAACCAACGTAAGATCAGGAAAACTGACGtaacatagattttattctcatattCAATAGTCAAGTACAAATATGAGCAACTTTAAGTGGGTACTGACATATGTTATATCGATATAAAGGAGAGTACTGTATTACTATGCAGTACTAGGGCTTGGACAATTAccttatttattaccttgtttcctttcctcactgggctatttttccctgttggagccctcaggcttatagcatcgtgatttaccaactagggttgtagcttagctagtaataataaaaattattcatctttatttcctttcctcactggactatttttcacttttggagcccctgggcttaaagcatcgcacttccccaactagggttgtatcttacctagtaataataataattagcctttCTATAAGAATTATTATTCGGCCAATTTTCATTAAGAGGCACAAAATATTAACTGATATTTTAACATTAAACCtcataatataagaaaaattaacaaaCCATAATACAGAACTATGGCATTACTTGAAGCTGTTTTCCACAAATGACTAACAACCCGTGTCTTCAAATAATCCAATTTGCCACAAATTTACCATTACAGGAAGAGTAAATAAATCAGACATCAAAGTCCACTGAGGCTGGTTTCctggaaatatgacaaattcgaagataatttgtatttttcctaaccatacaaaccttagctatttacaaagggttattacttttagcgtagctgaaatggcgagccattagaatttaacgagggtgtattacccccgcgctagttagcgggggggtaggggagtggtagctagctacccctcctccccctcacacacaggtgaatactcactttcacttagaggtaggacttgtcttgggggacagggctggcgggcaaatatgtgtaaatagctaaggtttgtatggttaggaaaaatacaaattatcttcgaatttgtcatttgttccgtaaccgaaatacaaaccacgctatttacaaagggtgacttatcccttaggaagggtggaaagtccccagccatactggctttggctttacccggggactcagaatccgagtgagtcgcactcgagaaaaggagtccctgcacctcacaagttccttgcaccgcaaggaaccatgtggcctacgtaagcttgtgtgtgaaggaagaagtgtgacccgtcctaggcagttgacctggagttccagaaggaactctgggttaggacgttcccaataccacctcgtcagggtatgggggacgcgacagtattgactcaatactcggaacacaaggaagcatggtttacctgcagaggttcgaggtcagctatgcagagaccaggatgctgcttccccgtagaggggatgatgaagaaagaagtaagggccaaacatacttctttcgttcatgcagactaaaacctgataacaatgccctcaaccttctgctacctgtccaaaaaggagcctgaggttagaccagctgttgtgtagccaccacagagcgatagaaaacgtatcgagactcctgtgggtcacgccctgcaggaagcgggctgcgaaggtcatcagacgcttccagactccagcttgtagcacctgcgtcacagagtagtattactcgaaggcgagggacgttgcgatgtatccaacatcgtgctgtagggcgacgtgacgggggagggtctgaagacaggtcgagatgaatgtccttgagtccgggctgaagaggtatactggtgactctccccccatgtcctccttgtgttcccaaatcggctgcaactgaggccaaactgcagctgttcccagcgctaacctctcgattcctgtactggcaagaaagagaaggtcttgggacatcagacacagaatggagactcaaaatcttgaatgaatcggaccgaagggtcgggaccctcagattctgagtctagccaacaactcaggagcgagcctgaatgttgccttcccctcttccttagaaaggggggggagtagtaagagaccaagaagattgcttacacactggccgtggccagagtgagcagaagacccaaggcggaatacaatccgaggcctgtcataaaagggtcttgagaagatctcttaaaggactaaaagtccgagccatgctccaagttggaggtcttcctccgactagggcagggacgatcgtagcttcgcatgagcgaggatagatccagcgggcaggaaaaagttattcctttaagcctgaaggtcagggaaaggctgagcgacaggcttcattgccgagagcggaaaggagtttcctcccgccgaaaggcaataagaccgttattgctggagaagaggcctcatgggaagaggtatatctcccacggcaccaaccaccttaagactcttcactttgcctgggagacccctgtggatgactatcgcagatgacacgacctccgtaccgcgactgtagcgggttgtctcttctagaggaggaagcgtagtgtctccaggcatgaagccgaagcgacgtcccggttcgggagagatgtcgcagtgtggttgcttgagtagtctgcgccgtgggagaagctctcccgggagttccgtcaggggaagcagagggtccagaaaccgttctgcgcatagtcccagtggagctctcccattgaaaggttgacagacaacctggttttgttgagacccattgtccgcagacaaaaaggagggaagacgcaggcgtcgaagttgtcccaccatcaccggaatgcatcttgccagagtctcggggtctgagactggggggaaaactagcggaagcttgaggttccaagctgtcgcgatcaggtcccccagaccagcacttgctggttacccaaggtcaaagacccttaggtacactctctctatgaggctctgctcggatagtctgagagaaacattcccctgcctggaatgagagagccgatggtggaattgagagaatctcaatcatcccggtatctctactgcaagatgtgaaggtgtgaaaatgcgtcccctgctggttagcatgaagtcgacacgcaacggggcgacttggcaggagcggtaggatctgaagaggggccagactaaggcccttaagcctgcctgaatgatggagaggtatccttcaggtcttgaccataggcctggaccggaacatgcccccccccccccccccctttcctttgacgagtccgagaaccgcatcaagaatgtggggaaaggacgagaatatccactaccatcaagaggctccataggtcaacacccattgcaggtttaatagttccgctggtcccatagggccagggagtccggttaaacattgcctgaagccaccggaacttggatcgccccacatggaacttatcctgaggcgaccgttcggactataaacgggtcaatgaggaaagaagaactaggaaacgttccaaggtagggctgaaaactctgcttgactgagaacaggtactgcgactctcctcagtcttgccacagtcaaccgaaaggaaggctcggaggatgtggtaacagaatctggcgtccccaggtggtcacccatccaagtaccgacgttgcttaacctcgctggacggacgagaagcggggtttccaacgtggtaaggcggttgactcaatatcatggccagatactccagatgttgaggcagaggaagagaaggctccaagcaaaataccatgagcccacactcatggtcagcattcggaagcttttcccggcgctgaagaaggtcgaaacccgagcctaccggagttgaccagccctccaaacagcagaggaggcggaagtctgcacctgagcggccaagaggaaggcagggagagttctctggggaaacaaacctgctatgccacggcgggatagccacactgcatcataagcaggaatacttgcagtttaggctgaattcgacgagcaccctggaagatggatggaatggaaactgaaagtacccgtccttccgatccagggttaaaggagtcctgtcgcctcgttaccagtctgatcgattctgctggtctacgctggccaaagtttgttcgacaaacttgatcagggctgagaggtcgactatggacatcccctctcagatccttccttacaagaaaggatcgactgagggggccgggggtgaagccgtcgatgatcctaaggaagaccttcgcctaaggtatggatcattctgcccaaccgggcaactctgctgatgctatggcatagaggttcagagacactgaattcgctgacagagacggcaggcgcgatatccttggctactcacagagattgtgcgggaatgggcatcgggaagctgtcattcggatgagtaaccttaagcatcctcccagcgaaaaaacctgcaatcctagagttcgtgaactccttttaggactatgcccccccgggggagtctcccgtgccatctgttcctgacaggaggaaactgcaattggacaccttgtcccagttgtcgtagccgataacttaggccgacgtggttgaaagaaaagggagctggagccctgcagagtctggaagaaagcgccttggaggagtgaaaccggaagtcgatttactccgcacagcagatgtttaagtctctgtccttgggcaaagacaaaactcttctcaaggatggaagggtgtctgaggtcgttgacctccacagatgagacacccgaaggaagccttcagtcagtgcgtccagatggtacaacatcgagcttgtccgcaagtagatacttaacgacgaaaggccaaggtgcctgagctcgagaggaggaaagtacccttgatcttcctgtagcttccttgaaccaaacctcgggccgtaaccgaggagggatagaacctggtaagctcccagaggaagaggtaagcagtcaccccttgtccgatggagaaatcttcaacggaaagccccccccgccaaaaatccttccagggcgggagaaggagagagtactcgtgcaggagaggggaccctcgagaccgacctcttgggaatcaacttcgccctgggggaagtcaccacgaagtccactcctctctttctcttcagcgtaggagagacagccgctggtttgttaccctggccggtgagtgctggtttcataaccctcattaacgcccgtgccagcggatcaaaccatgtctgctgctccaaggacacagagtccgaaatcctcgctaaggtgaaagggatcgggcgatcctttggagaggacacgacggttcctgcctgaaaagaaggtgggaagaatgctgtactgacctgtcttcgtcctgcactaccaacctgtgcttggatggaggtgatcccgagtgccgcctaggagcacgcgtccctgctgctaccaccggctgtggaattcgccgcgaactatggtcgcgcgagggcgaacggtcgcgcgggcgcacaggcgagtggtcgcgcgggcgcgcaggcgagcggtcgcgagggcgcgcaggcgagcgatcgcgcgggcgcgcaggcgagcgatcgcgcgggcgcgcaggcgagcgatcgcgcgggcgcgcaggcgagcgatcgcgcgggcgcgcaggcgaatgggcgtgacggcgagggatcgtgctgccgcgtaggtgaagaagatcgctggcggtaagcgatggcgagcagcatgtgtaggtgaatgatcgcgtgatagggtgcgatggtgatcagcatccgcaagagggcgagcgttcagggttgtgcgatgaggagcagcatgcgtaagcgggcaatcgtgcagggttgtgcgatggcgagcagcatgcgcaggtgaatgatcgcgtgaaagggtgcgatggtgatcagcatctgcaggagggcgatcgttcagggttgtgcgatgaggagcagcatgcgtaagcgggcaatcgttcagggttgtgcgatggcgagcagcatgcgcaggtgaatgatcgcgtgaaagggtgcgatggtgatcagcatctgcaggagggcgatcgttcagggttgtgcgatgaggagcagcatgcgtaagcgggcaatcgttcagggttgtgcgatggcgagcagcatgcgcaggtgaatgatcgcgtgaaagggtgcgatggtgatcagcatccgcaagagggcgatcgttcagggttgtgcgatgaggagcagcatgcgtaagcgggcaatcgttcagggttgtgcgatggcgatcagcatccgtagttgagggtcgcgcgatggcgatcagcatccgcagttgagggtcgcgcgatggcgatcagcatccgcagttgagggtcgcgcgatggcgatcagcatccgcagttgagggtcgcgcgatggcgatcagcatccgcagttgagggtcgcgcgatggcgatcagcatccgcagttgagggtcgcgcgatggcgatcagcatccgcagttgagggtcgcgcgatggcgatcagcatccgcagttgagggtcgcgcgatggcgatcagcatccgcagttgagggtcgcgcgatggcgatcagcatccgcagttgagggtcgcgcgatggcgatcagcatccgcagttgagggtcgcgcgatggcgatcagcatccgcagttgagggtcgcgcgatggcgatcagcatccgcagttgagggtcgcgcgatggcgatcagcatccgcagttgagctagtagctggcgaaccatgttccttcagaagtgttggagaacgttggcgtgccagctgtaacacacgtgggcgatccggagatcgctggcgagctgatgatcgctgacgagctgacgatcgctggcgagctgatgatcgctgacgagctgatgatcgctgacgagcagaaggctacgcgtggaagcctgcgcaaagaagagtccttgaccccgacctgaaccgaagttctagatcgcgagggcgaacgtgggcgcacagggcacgtaacaggaaccgcagggaagatcatcttgaaagcgctgacgaacagggagcgctgacgaacagaagggcgcgcagggaaaccctgacacgcaagggaagaacccccgtgggggcaaccctttgccccgaagggatcgttgtccgccgggagactgatgtccgtcggaagaccgctgtccgtcggtaagaccgttgtccgtcgggaagactgttgcccgtcgggagacgagattagactgctgtccatctgcaccaagacggaagatcgagaaaaagaagttgtaggctgcaaacggagattcaaaaaggcgcctcaagcacccttatagggagatgagaggcccttacgacgaggcggacggagggccttacggcgagggaggccaacagcaacagcaacagaagaaacctccgaagaggagtctctatgagtgtactctctcgcgaacgacagagaaacacttcgtggaagagactggtcagccagtgacctaaaaggggcaatcctccgaagaggagcccctgcagttgcccagccccttgagcgaaactgcaggtgcgaccgctcagcaccaagagcatagtcgcacgaaaaaaaggcaagagaagaaccccccaaaagaggaaaagctcaagcctggacaggaaaaaacttccctcggaaggaaagttatccgcccaaggaggcaagcctcctgactgttctaaaatgaactggagagctgtccgtcgacacgggagtactaccagtagaaggagacacgcccctgacgacaatacaaggggggaggcagcaacagccgaatccccaggactcaaccagacagctcacaccgttgctatattacagaaacgaactagatcggtaactgtaaaaaaataaaacaaa
The window above is part of the Palaemon carinicauda isolate YSFRI2023 chromosome 11, ASM3689809v2, whole genome shotgun sequence genome. Proteins encoded here:
- the LOC137649921 gene encoding reticulocalbin-2 isoform X2 — its product is MMGKILLVCVFLCEIAVLRTAAHTHHLHSANKERESDGGRSPRDHGHYSNGEHNSEFDHEAILGSVKDAEEYDQLPPSEAKRRLEILLLKMDRNNDKYIDRKELHSWILRSFRMLSEEESSERLEEVDDDDDGYVTWSEYISETYGISDPEDQDLLGKSDQDEEQKLLREDRELFNAADKNIDGRLDEKEFLAFTHPEEHPDMLPVILRQTLEDKDTNKDGLIDFQEYIGEKGKEQDREWLLTEKDKFDNDHDVDRNGVLDRNEILSWVVPSNEDIAEDEVDHLFAAADDDADQLLSFLEVLDHHDVFVGSEATDYGDHLHNLDRFEDEL
- the LOC137649921 gene encoding reticulocalbin-2 isoform X1, whose product is MMGKILLVCVFLCEIAVLRTAAHTHHLHSANKERESDGGRSPRDHGHYSNGEHNSEFDHEAILGSVKDAEEYDQLPPSEAKRRLEILLLKMDRNNDKYIDRKELHSWILRSFRMLSEEESSERLEEVDDDDDGYVTWSEYISETYGISDPEDQDLLGKSDQDEEQKLLREDRELFNAADKNIDGRLDEKEFLAFTHPEEHPDMLPVILRQTLEDKDTNKDGLIDFQEYIGEKDESDILDKSEEESEKLEFDKHDLDGDGALHIIEAQRLLSPTNVDIAEDEVDHLFAAADDDADQLLSFLEVLDHHDVFVGSEATDYGDHLHNLDRFEDEL